In Aricia agestis chromosome 14, ilAriAges1.1, whole genome shotgun sequence, one genomic interval encodes:
- the LOC121733946 gene encoding uncharacterized protein LOC121733946 codes for MDTTLLLAAVLYCIVPVTHCMYVTPIHDSPGLYFDKLIDIKFTSTKWNVVTHLNVDHVKPNLNEVEFIFERVNSLCNSIQFNQIRIDCRNSLAALRNQHLNNVNKFSSISYLVDDEQPHRRSKRGLFDFGGSILKTFFGTLDSEDAIKYSDAINQVQTDEKQLVALMKDNIHIIRSTINSFNSSINKVNENENILMKNMDIIQKSMQDILNSNDQLVIKTQLNSVINALDSIILSLSFSIDDINNAILFSKLNILHPTVLSPHQLFSELDKHRNDLPKHFDLPVTLSLQNIHELVDISDLICYFHANKIIIIIKIPLVLPQTYNLYNVISFPVPYDIQHPNTFILIAPSSPYVAITQDHMFYSLLSRLDECKVISEKCYICELKNVYSVIANPTCETVLLSEVVDKIPSTCQTRLIHGSVDLFHKLSNNRWIYVQSEPGKCHVSCNDDLTTHEVILFGTGVFTLPRHCKGFYKTLQFTPSDLVYTNDNITANM; via the exons ATGGACACTACTCTCCTTCTCGCAGCAGTACT GTACTGCATAGTCCCGGTGACTCACTGTATGTATGTCACGCCCATACATGACAGTCCAGGGCTTTACTTTGATAAGCTTATAGATATTAAGTTCACTAGCACTAAATGGAATGTTGTGACGCATTTAAATGTGGATCATGTAAAACCTAATCTTAATGAAGTAGAGTTCATTTTTGAACGAGTCAATAGTCTTTGTAATTCCATCCAATTTAATCAAATTAGAATCGACTGTAGGAACTCTTTAGCCGCGTTACGTAATCAGCATTTAAATAACGTCAACAAGTTTTCCTCTATCTCCTATTTAGTAGATGACGAGCAACCTCATCGTCGCTCTAAGCGAGGGCTGTTCGATTTTGGTGGctcaattttaaaaacatttttcggCACCTTAGATTCTGAGGACGCTATAAAATATTCTGATGCTATTAATCAAGTACAGACGGATGAAAAACAACTTGTAGCATTAATGAAAGACAATATACACATAATTAGATCAACTataaattcattcaatagttctataaataaagtaaatgaaaacgaaaatattttaatgaaaaatatggATATAATTCAGAAATCAATGCAGGATATTTTAAACAGCAATGATCAGTTAGTAATTAAAACACAGTTAAATTCCGTTATTAACGCTTTGGATTCTATTATACTATCACTTTCATTTAGTATAGATGATATTAACAAtgccatattattttcaaaattaaatattttacatccgACTGTACTCAGTCCGCATCAGCTGTTCAGTGAGTTAGATAAACACCGAAATGACTTACCTAAGCACTTTGACTTACCCGTTACGTTGTCCTTACAGAATATACATGAATTGGTAGATATTTCCGATTTGATATGCTATTTTCATGCcaataagattataataataattaaaataccttTAGTATTGCCGCAAACATATAATTTATACAATGTTATATCATTCCCAGTTCCATATGATATTCAACACCCAAATACCTTCATCCTAATTGCTCCCTCTAGCCCATATGTTGCAATAACTCAAGATCATATGTTCTACTCACTACTGTCGAGACTAGACGAGTGTAAAGTGATAAGTGAAAAGTGCTATATTTGTGAGTTGAAAAACGTATATTCGGTAATCGCGAATCCCACGTGTGAAACGGTTCTTTTAAGTGAAGTAGTTGATAAGATTCCTTCCACTTGCCAGACAAGATTAATTCATGGATCTGTAGATCTTTTTCATAAATTGAGTAACAACAGATGGATATATGTTCAATCCGAACCGGGCAAATGCCACGTCAGCTGCAATGACGATCTGACGACCCACGAAGTCATCTTGTTTGGTACAGGTGTTTTTACCTTACCTAGGCATTGCAAAGGCTTTTATAAAACCTTACAGTTTACACCTTCTGACCTTGTTTATACGAATGACAATATAACAGCTAAT ATGTAA